In the Muricauda sp. MAR_2010_75 genome, one interval contains:
- a CDS encoding GNAT family N-acetyltransferase, whose protein sequence is MIYYKQASSEQELEQILELQQENLIKSLSSEDWEKEGFLTVEHSMEILKAMNDKCGHIIAVENGGVIGYALCMHPVFADSIDVLRPMFIEINKVIQHANNYMVMGQICVAKSHRGKGVFRNLYLTMKNRLPEGFDKIITEVDGKNKRSLAAHAAVGFKTLKIYPSGEKEWHLIILE, encoded by the coding sequence ATGATTTACTACAAACAAGCCTCCAGCGAGCAAGAATTGGAACAGATTCTTGAGCTACAACAAGAGAACCTCATCAAAAGTCTATCTTCTGAAGATTGGGAAAAAGAGGGTTTTTTAACGGTTGAGCATTCCATGGAAATTCTAAAGGCCATGAATGATAAATGCGGGCACATTATTGCTGTTGAAAATGGCGGTGTGATAGGGTATGCGTTGTGCATGCATCCTGTTTTTGCCGATTCCATTGATGTGTTACGGCCCATGTTCATCGAAATAAACAAAGTAATACAACATGCGAACAATTATATGGTCATGGGGCAAATTTGTGTGGCCAAAAGCCATAGGGGCAAGGGCGTTTTCAGAAATCTCTATCTTACCATGAAAAATAGACTGCCAGAGGGATTTGATAAGATCATCACTGAGGTGGATGGAAAAAATAAAAGGTCACTTGCAGCACATGCAGCTGTGGGGTTTAAAACCTTAAAAATTTATCCTTCTGGAGAAAAAGAGTGGCACCTTATTATTTTGGAATAA
- a CDS encoding F0F1 ATP synthase subunit epsilon has protein sequence MYLEIVSPEATLFAGEVTSVTVPGVNGEFQMLENHAPIVSLLQEGKVKVKGNITIDEAFENKFSKGNDGETILPIASGTVEMKDNKIIVLAD, from the coding sequence ATGTATTTAGAAATAGTATCACCAGAAGCCACTTTGTTTGCCGGAGAAGTAACCTCAGTTACTGTACCTGGTGTTAACGGGGAGTTTCAAATGTTGGAAAATCATGCCCCCATAGTTTCATTACTGCAAGAGGGAAAAGTAAAGGTCAAGGGTAACATTACCATTGATGAGGCCTTTGAAAACAAATTTTCCAAAGGAAATGATGGGGAGACCATACTTCCCATTGCCAGTGGTACCGTGGAAATGAAGGACAATAAAATAATTGTCCTAGCCGATTAA